From the Burkholderiales bacterium genome, the window AGGCCGAAGCCGATGGTCGAGATAGGTAACAGACCGATTCTGTGGCACGTCATGAAGATTTACTCTCACTACGGCATCAACGAATTTATCGTCTGCTGCGGATACAAGAGCGAGGTCATCAAGGAATATTTCGCCAATTATTATCTGCACCGGTCCGACGTGACTTTCGATCTGAAGAACAACCAGGTACATACGCATGAGACTGCGGTCGAGCCGTGGAAGGTCAGTCTGGTTTATACCGGGTATAACACCATGACCGGCGGGCGCATCAAGCGCGTCCGCGACTATGTCGGCGATGAAACCTTTTGCGTTACGTACGGCGATGGCGTATCCGACATCAACATTACGCAGTCGATCGAATTTCATCGTGCGCAAAAGACGCTCGCGACCTTGACCGCGGTTCAGCCACCTGGGCGATTTGGGGCTTTCAGTCTGGCGCAAGAGACTAATCAGGTCGAAACCTTCAGCGAGAAACCGCAGGGGGACGGCGCCTGGGTCAATGGCGGTTTCTTCGTGCTCGAACCGGGGATATTCGATTACATCGGCGATGACCGCACGGTTTGGGAGCATCAGCCATTACGCGACCTGGCACACGCCGGCCAGTTGTCCGCTTACCGGCATGCTGGTTTCTGGCAGCCGATGGATACGCTCCGAGACAAGACTGTGCTAGAGCAACTGTGGAACAGCGGCCAGGCGCCGTGGTGTGTCTGGAAAGAATAATTGAGAGGCATTTATGATCTATGACTTTGTG encodes:
- the rfbF gene encoding glucose-1-phosphate cytidylyltransferase; translation: MKAVILAGGLGTRISEESSVRPKPMVEIGNRPILWHVMKIYSHYGINEFIVCCGYKSEVIKEYFANYYLHRSDVTFDLKNNQVHTHETAVEPWKVSLVYTGYNTMTGGRIKRVRDYVGDETFCVTYGDGVSDINITQSIEFHRAQKTLATLTAVQPPGRFGAFSLAQETNQVETFSEKPQGDGAWVNGGFFVLEPGIFDYIGDDRTVWEHQPLRDLAHAGQLSAYRHAGFWQPMDTLRDKTVLEQLWNSGQAPWCVWKE